The DNA window CCTGCGGCAAGATCGTGATCAAGAGGACGGGCTTTTTTATTCTCGAGATGAATCTCAAGGATGGGCACTGCAAATTCTGCGGCAATGCGATCGCCGGAGTCTGGTCCTGATATGCTTTGAAAAGCCGCAGCTTGCTGCGCGCCGCTCCGCACCGGGCGACAGGAGTTATAGTTTGAATTGCAGTTCGCATCAGTCTAACGAAAGACCACAGCCATGAAATCCATCCAAATGCAATTTCTTCTGCTCCCTCTGCTGCTCGCCTGCTGCATTCCCACGGGCGTCGGAGAGCAGACGGCGGCCAATGTGCGTCCCGCAGCCGTGGCCGGCCAGTTCTACCCTTCCGATCCGGCCCATCTGAAGCTCGCCGTGCAGCAATTTCTCGAGGACGCTCTGCCTGCCACAATCGAAAAGCCGGTAGCCCTCGTCGTTCCGCATGCCGGGTACATCTTCGCGGGTCAAATCATCGCCGATGGTTATCGCCAGGTGAAGGGACAGAACTATGAAACGGTGGTGATTCTCGGCACCAACCACGGTGCCAATCAAGCGAGCCTCGAGTTGACCGGCATTTCCGTGTACCCGAGCGGCGCCTACCGGACACCGCTGGGAGATGCGCAGATCGACACGACGATCGCAAACGCGCTGCTGGCGGAGGACACCGATTGCTCGGCAAATATCGGAGCCCAGGCGAAGGAACACTCGATCGAGGTTCAGGTTCCTTTTGTCCAGACCCTGTTTCCCTCGGCCAAAATCGTGCCTGTGATGATCGGCATGCCGGATCCCTCCATGTGTGCGCGATTCGGCAAGGCACTGGCCAAGGTGGTCAAGGACAAACGCGTCCTGATCGTCGCCAGCTCCGACCTTTCGCATTTTCCCGGATATGAGGACGCGGCAAACGTGGACCGGCAGACGCTGGAAGCGATCGCCCAGATGGATCCCGTGCAGTTCAGCGCAAAAGTGCAGTCATTGATGGCGCGCAATATCCGCAGCCTGGACACCTGCGCCTGCGGCGAGGCTCCGATCCTTGCCGCCATGACCGCTGCGAAAGCCCTGGGCGCTACGCACGGCGTGGTTGTGAGCTATGCGAACA is part of the Terriglobia bacterium genome and encodes:
- the amrB gene encoding AmmeMemoRadiSam system protein B codes for the protein MKSIQMQFLLLPLLLACCIPTGVGEQTAANVRPAAVAGQFYPSDPAHLKLAVQQFLEDALPATIEKPVALVVPHAGYIFAGQIIADGYRQVKGQNYETVVILGTNHGANQASLELTGISVYPSGAYRTPLGDAQIDTTIANALLAEDTDCSANIGAQAKEHSIEVQVPFVQTLFPSAKIVPVMIGMPDPSMCARFGKALAKVVKDKRVLIVASSDLSHFPGYEDAANVDRQTLEAIAQMDPVQFSAKVQSLMARNIRSLDTCACGEAPILAAMTAAKALGATHGVVVSYANSSDATIQDRSRVVGYGSVVFTTGAGAPDVKALSRPAESPPSGALQAADKKTLLKFARQSLQRYLATDTVPLSRKLAPRLQFPQGVFVTLKDHGELRGCIGHLVGDYPLGLTTGFMAVEAGVNDTRFSPVTLKELAGLEIEISVMTPMKPVAKPTDIVVGRDGVVIQKDGRSAVFLPQVATEQGWGLAEMLDNLCIKAGLPRDGWKSGAQFRVFQADVFSESQFK